The nucleotide window TTCCACGTCCAGCGCCTGGTCCACGCAGCAGGCCAAGGCTTCATACAGGCACCTTGTCGTAGCAGCTGCCATCAGCCAATGTGGTCGGATGACGATTGGGTTCGCTGCCCACTGCACGACGTTTTCGGGACATGGGCTGGTTGCTTGCGCGCCAGGATCCTTGGCTATTTCAGCGACCGCGCAACATTTGCTCAATGTGCTCGCGGCTGTTCTTATGTGTTGTCTCAAGATACAGCAGTCGCTGGTTGAGCTTGTTCACGTCGCTTTCGAGTTCCTTGGTCTGTCCCTCGAGTTTCTGCCGCAGGTTCGGCAACGGCGCAGACGAGAACCTGTCAATGAGTCAGCGCTCCGCACTCTGCCCTCGAAGTATCGAGTAAACGAGTGGACGCGAGTTGGATACCAGCATACATTTTGCCCACGCCTTCGTAGACGACAGCGTCATCGGGCAGCCCGGCGAGCTCGCTGAGCGTCAGCCGCACCAGGCGCTGCTCCCGTTGTTTTGACGTCATCTGCGTGCGAGCTAGACCTATTTGCTGCTGGGAaaccgccgcctgcgcttcGATCTCGCGGGCAAGCTGCGTGGATCTAGATGTAAGCCTGTGCGCCTGGTCGGGTTTCGATCATGGGAAGTGGGCTCGCCGCACCTTGTGCAGCGCCTCGTTGGGGATCGACATGACTGGCAGCGCTGCGGCCTCGTGAGGTAATTCGTAAGCTTCAAGTACTGCCTTGCGGCCTTTCGCGGCGAATGGGAGATTGATTGACGTCGCGGGTGGCTATGAGCGAGATTGGggtatacgaagtaccaaCAAGACGATGAGGTCTGCCGCGGAAGAGGAGCTGCCCCTCGTGCCTGTGAAGTTTGGACATGCGCATGCGCATACTCTGGCGTGTCCCCCCTGCGGGACCCAAGCGTGCATCCAGTTGGTCCCCCACCCCCAGCCCGGAGGTGGACCCGGGTCGGGCATCCTTCAAACAATCAACTACCCTAGACAGGCTACACATCAGTCCCGAGACGCGTCATCCATAATGACCGAGGTACCTGACGATGTGAAGGTTTGCTTCACCGACCGAGCCTCGTGCTACACGAGGCATACCACGGTCGGTATCTCCTTCACAACGCCTCCGCACCTCGCCCGTGTACTTCATCAACCTGCGAGCCTAGCTCCAGACGTGCCGGCCCGCCCTCACGAGCTCTTCGCCTTGGTTCCGTCTCGCTCGACTCGTCGTATTACAGGAACGGAGAGTAGCAACCTAGGCCACACCAGCTGGTACTTGTCAGAGGAGCCAGACAGGCAATGCCGCAGCCAAATTCCCCACGTGATATAATAGTATGCTGTTTGCTCGCACCGTTAGCCGGCTTCATGCAACGTGGCTCGGAATTATGCGCAGTGGGATAGGATACCTCCTGGCATGGTCGTTAGTTGGTCTGGTCATAGTCTCGTAAACTCGGACATTTGGCTCCGGCTCGAGACTCACCTAACCCTGTCATCAGATGCCACCACGCATGCCCCTCGAGCAATACGGCCCAAGGCAGGCCCATTGCCCGGCGCAACCTCCTAAGCTGGCTGCAGAAGATATTATCCAGATTCCATATGGCGAACCCTGCCACGAAGACCGTGAGCCCTACACAACGGGTCAGCACCGCTAGCAGGAGGTGTACGCCATCGTACTCACCCGTCGCCACAAGTGCCCACATGGTCTTCATCTGCCGGCGCGACTGTTCTGCATCTCGTCTCTGCAGCACAGGCCGTACTTGCCTCTCCATCACCCACATGCTCCGAAACACCACCGTCGCTGTCAGCGCAGCGTACGCCACCTGGTGGAATACTGGATCCTTGGTGATGTGATAATAGACCTGCGTCTCCTTAGCTTGCGCATGGCGGAACGGCGGGGTTGGGGCACACCTACCGTGATAGACCCGGCCAAAGTCAATAAACTCACGCCGAGCAAGGCTGAAAAAGCGCGCGACCGTGAAAAGGAGAAGCTGGCGTACATCATGAGGCAGGTCGTGTAGATCATGGATAGCTCATCTACCAGCTGCATTGGATCTACCACACTGCTCTCAGCTTCTTGTGTACCCATACGCACCTCCAAACGCCTGAAGGGATTACTTACACTTGAGAGTCGCGTGGAAGAGAATGGATCCAAGCCCGACCACGATATATCCCAGGTATGCCAGCAAAAATATATTGGCATGTGACTCCTGGAGGCAGTTGCGGATACCGCCGACCCCGAGCCATAGGAACAAGCCATTTGTCACCGTCTGTACTTCGTGCTGTAATCAGCTTCTGCATAGCAAGGGCCCTCGCCTTTCGATGGTCGTCTCACATTGCAGAGCTCCGCGCAGTAAAACGACAATGCGTAGTCCTTTGGCACATTATCAGCATCATTAGCAACTAGGACGCGCACTCCCCGGCCGATCCGGCGCACCGCACCTCTTCACAAAAGTTCAG belongs to Purpureocillium takamizusanense chromosome 1, complete sequence and includes:
- a CDS encoding uncharacterized protein (COG:O~EggNog:ENOG503P4ET) yields the protein MSIPNEALHKLAREIEAQAAVSQQQIGLARTQMTSKQREQRLVRLTLSELAGLPDDAVVYEGVGKMFSSAPLPNLRQKLEGQTKELESDVNKLNQRLLYLETTHKNSREHIEQMLRGR
- the YDC1 gene encoding alkaline ceramidase ydc1 (EggNog:ENOG503NV52~COG:I~TransMembrane:5 (i72-92o104-121i128-147o153-174i195-216o)); translated protein: MMPDFLRGLRAPYPDHGSGFWGKPTSTLNFCEEDYALSFYCAELCNTVTNGLFLWLGVGGIRNCLQESHANIFLLAYLGYIVVGLGSILFHATLKYPMQLVDELSMIYTTCLMMYASFSFSRSRAFSALLGVSLLTLAGSITVYYHITKDPVFHQVAYAALTATVVFRSMWVMERQVRPVLQRRDAEQSRRQMKTMWALVATGLTVFVAGFAIWNLDNIFCSQLRRLRRAMGLPWAVLLEGHAWWHLMTGLGGILSHCA